One region of Triticum aestivum cultivar Chinese Spring chromosome 6B, IWGSC CS RefSeq v2.1, whole genome shotgun sequence genomic DNA includes:
- the LOC123133138 gene encoding isoflavone reductase homolog IRL isoform X2: MVLDKERSRVLVIGGTGHIGKHIVAASARRGHSTSVLIRDVAPSDPAKMELLKRFTDSGVALIKGDLFDHGSLVNAIKGADIVISAVGPRQLAEQTRIVIAIKEVGNVKRFLPSEFGSDVERVHTVDPAATLCASKVKFRCLIEAEGIPHTYVCCNGFAETYLPSIGDVTAVGAGPPSDKITVLGDGDAKVFVVEEDIAAYTVRAVDDPRTLNKILYMRPPANILSHNELISMWERKVDRTFHVVRIPEADLLKMIKEVAFPMNILLSLALSIFVRGDQANFEIEPSFGVEATKLYPDLRYTTVDEYLDRLL; this comes from the exons ATGGTGCTGGACAAGGAGAGGAGCAGGGTCCTTGTAATTGGTGGCACAGGTCACATAGGCAAGCATATCGTCGCGGCGAGTGCCCGCCGTGGCCACTCGACCTCTGTCCTCATCAGGGATGTTGCTCCGTCTGATCCAGCCAAGATGGAGCTCCTCAAGAGGTTCACTGATTCCGGTGTTGCTCTCATCAAG GGAGATTTATTTGACCACGGGAGCCTCGTAAATGCCATAAAGGGTGCAGACATTGTCATCTCGGCCGTGGGGCCCCGTCAGCTCGCCGAGCAGACGAGGATTGTCATTGCAATCAAGGAGGTCGGCAATGTGAAG AGGTTTCTGCCATCTGAGTTCGGCTCTGATGTAGAGCGGGTTCACACCGTTGATCCAGCGGCCACATTGTGCGCTAGTAAAGTCAAATTTCGCTGTCTGATTGAGGCGGAGGGTATACCTCATACATATGTCTGCTGCAATGGGTTCGCCGAAACCTACCTTCCGAGCATTGGCGATGTTACAGCTGTTGGCGCTGGCCCTCCGTCCGACAAGATCACCGTCCTAGGCGATGGAGATGCAAAAG TGTTTGTGGTGGAAGAAGACATAGCTGCCTACACGGTGAGGGCGGTCGACGATCCTAGAACCCTGAACAAGATCCTGTACATGAGGCCGCCGGCGAACATATTGTCCCACAACGAGCTCATCTCGATGTGGGAAAGGAAAGTGGACAGGACTTTCCATGTCGTGCGCATCCCGGAGGCGGATCTCCTGAAGATGATCAAGG AGGTGGCGTTCCCTATGAACATATTGCTGTCCCTCGCGCTCTCCATCTTCGTTAGGGGCGACCAGGCCAACTTCGAGATTGAACCATCCTTTGGCGTTGAGGCCACTAAGCTGTACCCCGACCTAAGGTACACCACTGTCGACGAGTATCTCGACCGCCTACTCTGA
- the LOC123133138 gene encoding isoflavone reductase homolog IRL isoform X1, whose protein sequence is MVLDKERSRVLVIGGTGHIGKHIVAASARRGHSTSVLIRDVAPSDPAKMELLKRFTDSGVALIKGDLFDHGSLVNAIKGADIVISAVGPRQLAEQTRIVIAIKEVGNVKRFLPSEFGSDVERVHTVDPAATLCASKVKFRCLIEAEGIPHTYVCCNGFAETYLPSIGDVTAVGAGPPSDKITVLGDGDAKAVFVVEEDIAAYTVRAVDDPRTLNKILYMRPPANILSHNELISMWERKVDRTFHVVRIPEADLLKMIKEVAFPMNILLSLALSIFVRGDQANFEIEPSFGVEATKLYPDLRYTTVDEYLDRLL, encoded by the exons ATGGTGCTGGACAAGGAGAGGAGCAGGGTCCTTGTAATTGGTGGCACAGGTCACATAGGCAAGCATATCGTCGCGGCGAGTGCCCGCCGTGGCCACTCGACCTCTGTCCTCATCAGGGATGTTGCTCCGTCTGATCCAGCCAAGATGGAGCTCCTCAAGAGGTTCACTGATTCCGGTGTTGCTCTCATCAAG GGAGATTTATTTGACCACGGGAGCCTCGTAAATGCCATAAAGGGTGCAGACATTGTCATCTCGGCCGTGGGGCCCCGTCAGCTCGCCGAGCAGACGAGGATTGTCATTGCAATCAAGGAGGTCGGCAATGTGAAG AGGTTTCTGCCATCTGAGTTCGGCTCTGATGTAGAGCGGGTTCACACCGTTGATCCAGCGGCCACATTGTGCGCTAGTAAAGTCAAATTTCGCTGTCTGATTGAGGCGGAGGGTATACCTCATACATATGTCTGCTGCAATGGGTTCGCCGAAACCTACCTTCCGAGCATTGGCGATGTTACAGCTGTTGGCGCTGGCCCTCCGTCCGACAAGATCACCGTCCTAGGCGATGGAGATGCAAAAG CAGTGTTTGTGGTGGAAGAAGACATAGCTGCCTACACGGTGAGGGCGGTCGACGATCCTAGAACCCTGAACAAGATCCTGTACATGAGGCCGCCGGCGAACATATTGTCCCACAACGAGCTCATCTCGATGTGGGAAAGGAAAGTGGACAGGACTTTCCATGTCGTGCGCATCCCGGAGGCGGATCTCCTGAAGATGATCAAGG AGGTGGCGTTCCCTATGAACATATTGCTGTCCCTCGCGCTCTCCATCTTCGTTAGGGGCGACCAGGCCAACTTCGAGATTGAACCATCCTTTGGCGTTGAGGCCACTAAGCTGTACCCCGACCTAAGGTACACCACTGTCGACGAGTATCTCGACCGCCTACTCTGA